The sequence CCTCGCCCAGGTCACCGGCCTGCCGCTGCAGGAGGTGTCCTCGATCGTCGGGCGCCAGACGCCGCTGCTCGCGCTGGTCGTGCCGCTGCTGCTGGTGCTCATCGTCGACGGCAAGCGCGGGCTGAAGGACACCTGGCTGCCCGCGCTGGTCTGCGGGGTCGCGTTCGGGCTCGTGCAGTTCCTCGCGTCCAACTTCGTGTCGCCGCAGCTCGCCGACATCGGCGCCGCGCTCGCCGGGGCCGCCGCGCTCGTGGCGCTCCCGCAGACCCGCCGCCCGGTGCCCGAAGCCGTCCGGACCAGCATCGGCACCGGCGGGACGGCGACCGCGGAAGCGCCGCCGGAAGACTCGCGCGACGACGTCGTCAAGGCGTACCTGCCCTACGCGCTGATCATCGTGATCTTCTCCGTCGCGGTCCTGCCACCGGTCAAGAAGCTGCTGGACAAGGCGACCTGGAAGTTCCACTGGCCCGGGCTGAACGTGGCCGCGCCGAACGGGAAACCGGTCTCCGGCAACACCTTCTCGCTGCCGTTCCTCAACACCGGCGGCACGCTCGTCCTGCTGGCCGGCGTCCTGACGGCGGCGATACTGGCCGTTTCGGCGAGCGGCGCCGCGCAGGAGTGGCTGGCGACGGTCAAGGAGCTGCGGTTCGCGATCCTCACCGTCACCGGGGTGCTCGCGCTGGCCTACGTGATGAACCTGTCCGGCCAGACGAGCACGATCGGCACGTTCATCGCGGCGGCGGGCGCCGGGCTCGCGTTCCTGTCGCCGGTGCTGGGCTGGTTCGGCGTCGCCGTCTCGGGCTCGGACACCTCGGCGAACGCGCTGTTCGGCGCGCTGCAGGTGACGGCGGCGACCAAGACCGGCCTGCCGGCGGACCTGCTGGCCGCGGCCAACAGCTCCGGCGGCGTCCTCGGCAAGATGGTGTCGCCGCAGAACCTCACGATCGCCTGCGTGGCCGCGAACCTGCCCGGTGAGGAGGGAAAGCTGCTGCGGAAGGTGCTGCCGTGGAGCCTGGGGCTGCTGCTGGTGATGTGCCTGATCGTGTGGGGTCAGAGCACGCCGGTGCTCAGCTGGATGCTGCCATGACCCCGGACGAGGCCGCGACGCGCTTGGCGGAGCGGTTCCAGCTCCACCAGCCGTGCACGACGAGCCCGGCGAACACGATGTAGATCGCCGCCGAGAAGTAGAGCCCAGAGGAGATCTGCAGCGGCACGCCGATCGCGTCGACGACCAGCCAGACCAGCCAGAACTCGACGAGTCCCGCGCCCTGCGCGCCGAACGCGACCAGGGTGCCGACGAAGATGGCGGCGTCCGGCCACGGCGCCCAGGACGCGTTCAGCGCGTCCAGGACCAGCGCCATGACGGTCGTGCCGACGACGAAGGCGCCGAGCATGACCAGCCGTTCGGCGAGCCGGCCCGAGCGGACGACGACGCCGAACACCGGGTCCTTGCGGCGCGTCCAGGCCCACCAGCCGTAGAGCGAGATGGCGAGGATGGCGACCTGCCGGGCGGCGAGCCCGCCGAGGTGCGCGGAGACGTAGACGGCGAACAGCAGCACGGTGGCCCCGACCTGCACGGGCCACGTCCACAGGGTGCGACGCTGCGCGAGGAACACGACCGCCAGCGCGAACACCTGCCCGGCGAGCTCCGCGATCGAAATCCACTGGCCCAGCACGGTGATCCCGTGGTGCAGCAGGAAGTCCACGGCACGCCCCTTTCGTCCTACCCGCTCCCAACATGCTCCGCGCGAGGTGAATTCCCTAGGGACTGTGAGGGGCGGTACATCCCACCTCGTGGACGTCCCCGACGCGGAGCACGCCCCCGCGGACGACGCGGGCTTGCACGCCGAAGGTCACCTCGTTCACCTCGGAGATCGTCTTCAGCAGCCCGGGCGCGGCGGGCAGGTCTTCGCACGGCAGGCCGACCATCACGCAGCGGAAGGCCTTGCGGAGGACCTCCAGCTCCACTTCGCCGATCCGCACCCGCTCCCCCACCCAGGACTCCTCGGCGCGCTCGGGCGCCGGTCCGGTGTCGAGCAGGAGGTTGGCCCGGAACCGCCGCTCGTCGAGCGCGACGCCGGGCGCGCGTTCGGTCAGCCAGGCCAGCGAGGACGTCGTGACCAGGTGGACCTCGGCTTCGTCGTGGTGCGGGATCTCCGCTTCCTTGGCCAGCTCGACCCCGGGGAACTCCAGCGCGGCGGCGAGCTCGGCGTGCACGCCGCTGTCGTCACCGCGGAGCACACGCCCGTCCGGGAAGGTCAGCACCGGGACGTCGCCGTCGTAGCGGGCGGCGAAGGCGTGCAGGCCCGGCATCCGCCGGAACCGGGTGGTGTTCTTGCCGCTGCCGAACTTGCCGCCGGGATCCCGGACGGCGTACAGGCGGTCGCCCTCGAGCCCGCGCTCCCCGACCGCGACCTCGGTCAGCCGTTCGCCCGCCATCGACTTCACCGGATAGCGCCAGAGCGCCGCCACGACCCCCATCGCCCCAGGGTAGTGCCCGCCGCGACGTCTTGAATGAGTCATTCAGGTCTTCGGAGGTCCTGAATGACTCATTCAAGACAGCCGGGAACGCGAAAACGGGCCCGGCGGCTTCCTCGCCCGCCGGGCCCGTTCCCGGATTCCCGCTACCGCGTCACATCTGGGGACGCGGGGTGCCGGCCGGCGGCGTCGGGGTGTTGTCCGCGCCCACCGGGGTCCGCGGCCGCTCGGCCGTGCCCATCTCGCCGGTGCGCTGCTTCGGCGTCTCGAGCTGGTGCTCCATGTTCGCCATCCAGCCGCGCCAGCGGTCCTGCGCCGGCTTGATCAGGCCACCGCCGAAGCCGACGACGATCACGCCGCCGATCGTGGCCAGTACCGCGATCAGGACCGGGCCGGTGATCGCCGTCGCGATGTTCACCTGGCCCAGCGCCGCGATGATGCCGAACGCCATGATCAGCCAGTAGGCCGCCATCGACAGCGGGCGTGCCGCGCCCCGGCCGGACAGCGCCGACGCGACGACGTCCCGCACGACCTTCGCGATCGCCGCGGCCACCACCACGAGCACCAGCGCGACCACGATCCGCGGCAGGAACGCGATGATGTCGTTGAGCAGCTGGCTCACCGGGTTCGTCGGCCCGAACACGCCGAACGCCAGCTGCAGCGCGATCAGCAGGACGAAGTAGTACACCAATTTGACGAGGATCCCGGCCGCGTCGATCTTCTGGCTGCCGACGTTCCCGGAAAGG is a genomic window of Amycolatopsis lexingtonensis containing:
- a CDS encoding mechanosensitive ion channel family protein encodes the protein MGQQLKDGLGQAWNLVATFVPKLVGFLIILLIGWLIAKAISKALGLVLGKVGFGKLVEKTGLSGNVGSQKIDAAGILVKLVYYFVLLIALQLAFGVFGPTNPVSQLLNDIIAFLPRIVVALVLVVVAAAIAKVVRDVVASALSGRGAARPLSMAAYWLIMAFGIIAALGQVNIATAITGPVLIAVLATIGGVIVVGFGGGLIKPAQDRWRGWMANMEHQLETPKQRTGEMGTAERPRTPVGADNTPTPPAGTPRPQM
- a CDS encoding L-lactate permease — its product is MFVQDLTPLGSLGLSALVAVLPLATVLVLLGAVRMRAHHAALIGLLVALVVGVAAYGMPIVQAVSGALSGAAFGLWPIMWIVVNALWIYRLTVRTGHFDVLRRSFGRISDDPRIQALIIAFCFGALMEALAGFGAPVAISAVMLVAVGFHPVKAAVVALVANTAPVAFGAMGTPVVTLAQVTGLPLQEVSSIVGRQTPLLALVVPLLLVLIVDGKRGLKDTWLPALVCGVAFGLVQFLASNFVSPQLADIGAALAGAAALVALPQTRRPVPEAVRTSIGTGGTATAEAPPEDSRDDVVKAYLPYALIIVIFSVAVLPPVKKLLDKATWKFHWPGLNVAAPNGKPVSGNTFSLPFLNTGGTLVLLAGVLTAAILAVSASGAAQEWLATVKELRFAILTVTGVLALAYVMNLSGQTSTIGTFIAAAGAGLAFLSPVLGWFGVAVSGSDTSANALFGALQVTAATKTGLPADLLAAANSSGGVLGKMVSPQNLTIACVAANLPGEEGKLLRKVLPWSLGLLLVMCLIVWGQSTPVLSWMLP
- a CDS encoding MOSC domain-containing protein, which gives rise to MGVVAALWRYPVKSMAGERLTEVAVGERGLEGDRLYAVRDPGGKFGSGKNTTRFRRMPGLHAFAARYDGDVPVLTFPDGRVLRGDDSGVHAELAAALEFPGVELAKEAEIPHHDEAEVHLVTTSSLAWLTERAPGVALDERRFRANLLLDTGPAPERAEESWVGERVRIGEVELEVLRKAFRCVMVGLPCEDLPAAPGLLKTISEVNEVTFGVQARVVRGGVLRVGDVHEVGCTAPHSP
- a CDS encoding nicotinamide mononucleotide transporter family protein, producing the protein MDFLLHHGITVLGQWISIAELAGQVFALAVVFLAQRRTLWTWPVQVGATVLLFAVYVSAHLGGLAARQVAILAISLYGWWAWTRRKDPVFGVVVRSGRLAERLVMLGAFVVGTTVMALVLDALNASWAPWPDAAIFVGTLVAFGAQGAGLVEFWLVWLVVDAIGVPLQISSGLYFSAAIYIVFAGLVVHGWWSWNRSAKRVAASSGVMAASS